Genomic segment of Scomber scombrus chromosome 18, fScoSco1.1, whole genome shotgun sequence:
tGTACACCTGTGAGCAGTGTGGGACGAGTTTTACTCAATCTGGAAATATAAAGATACATGAGCGCATTCATACCGCAGAAAAGCTGTACACCTGTGAGCAGTGCGGGAAGAGTTTTAGTCAATCTGGAGATTTAAAGAAACATCAGCGTactcacactggagagaaaccgTACATCTGTGACCAGTGCGGGAAGAGTTTTGCTCAGTCTGGAGACTTAAAGAAACATCAGCGCactcacactggagagaagccgtacaccTGTGACCAGTGTGGAAAGAGTTTTACTCAGTTTGGACATTTAAAGATGCATCAGCGCATTCATACTGGAGAGAGGCCGTACATCTGTGACCAGTGCGGGAAGAGTTTTACTCACTCTGGACATTTAAAGGTGCATCAGCGCATTCatactggagagaagccgtacatcTGTGACCAGTGTGGGAAGAGTTTTACTCAGTCTggacatttaaagctgcatcagCGCATTCatactggagagaagccgtacatcTTTGACCAGTGCGGGAAGAGTTTTGCTCACTCTGGAGACTTAAAGAAACATCAGCGTTCTCATACCGGACAGAAGCCGTACACCTGTGAGCAGTGTGGAAAGAGTTTTACTGTATCTGGACATTTAAAGACACATCAGCGCATTCatactggagagaagccgtacactTGTGAGCAGTGCGGAAAGAGTTTTACCCGATCTGGACATTTAAAGATGCATCAGCGCATTCatactggagagaagccgtacatcTGTGAGAAGTGCGGGAAGAGTTTTACTCAGTCAGGACATTTAAATAAGCATCAGCGTACTCATACTGGAGAAAAGCCGTATATCTGTGACCAGTGCGGGAAGAGTTTTGCTCACTCTGGAGACTTAAAGAAACATCAGTGCactcacactggagagaagccgtacactTGTGAGCAGTGCGGAAAGAGTTTTACCCGATCTGGACATTTACAGATGCATCAGCGCATTCatactggagagaagccgtacatcTGTGACCAGTGCGGGAAGAGTTTTACTCAGTCAGgacatttaaagaaacatcaGCGCAGTCatactggagagaagccgtacaccTGTGACCAGTGTGGAAAGAGTTTTACTGGATCTGGACATTTAAAGATGCATCAGCGCATACatactggagagaagccgtacatcTGTGACCAGTGCGGGAAGAGTTTTACTCAGTCTGGACATTTAAAGATGCATCAGCCCACTCATATACCGGAGATAAGCTTCTCACCTGTGAGCAGTGCAGGAAGTTTCACTTGATGAGACACATTGAAGAAACATCAGCTCACTCACACTGTGTGTAGAGAGTGGACTCGACCTGTCTGGAGCTCTCAGTTAAAAGATGACACGTGATGAGTAAAACttgtcatgaaaatgtttcaataatATTCACAAGCATTCAAACTGgagttgttctttttttcacatacacaatagtcacacacacacacacacacacacacacacacacacacacacacacacacacacacacacacacacacacacacacacacacacacacacacacacacacacacacatctagaGACATTGCAGCACACAAATTTATACTCACAAACACATCAATTCAGcttaacagacacacaaaacatacgCCTTCTAGTGTATACCAAATACACTTAGGGCTTTATTGGGCCCTGTCCAAAAGGGATCCAGCCAGCAAAGAGTAAACTCTCTCCCCTGACTAAGCAAACTTCTTTTTGTTGCTTCTTCTTTTAGGTGAGACACTATTCTCTCCCTTTACACATTTAGGCAAGAGTCACCACTCCTTTCCCTTAAGGcaaattcttctttttctatgcTTAAAATCAAACCGGTGAGTTCCCAACTGACACGACCTGGCTCAAAGGCTGTATCAAAAAAGACGgaaacacacagtttaaaaaggTACCAAAGAAATATTTAAGTTATTACAATAATCCAAACGCTAAACTGAATATGCAACAAAAGAATAACTGAACAAAAGAGTAACTCCAACAGAACAAAAAGGTGCTGCTGTCCTCAGAAAGCGAGACCGACCAAATGAGAGACAGGGCTTTTATCATCAACTCACAGGACACTGGCCAGGTGTACTGAGTTGCATGTAGTCAGAGCCCCGTGCTCCAATCAGTCAGGAtctgaggagagagaaacacaccaGAATGCCCAGCACAGGCCCCAAAAGACATCCAAAGGGGCTGTGACACCAACTCACCCAGCTCTTTTTATCGGTCTATGCCAAATGGACACAGACACAAGAGACCAACTCTCCTTCCTTGTGGAGGAATTACGAAGGGGTTTTCATTTTCGGTAACGCAAAATACTCTAACCAGTTACTTTTCTCAGTAGGTAATGccgtaatgtaactagttactttttaatggaagtaactttttaatgtaattagttacttttaaaagtaacgttccccaacactgctgTGGACACAGGTCAAAGCAAGGGAAGAGCAGTGGGCCTCTTAACAATAACATGAGCCATAATTCCACAAGACACG
This window contains:
- the LOC133999165 gene encoding LOW QUALITY PROTEIN: zinc finger protein 271-like (The sequence of the model RefSeq protein was modified relative to this genomic sequence to represent the inferred CDS: deleted 2 bases in 1 codon), which encodes METISASVKLAAITCSRLLNFINRETMEEEYRTEMKTNISINMSSSAEKQNLARPHIKIEEGFKEGQTDRHERADTWEKTHCCDQCEQSFCSSTCLKCHQSINTGEKLYTCEQCGTSFTQSGNIKIHERIHTAEKLYTCEQCGKSFSQSGDLKKHQRTHTGEKPYICDQCGKSFAQSGDLKKHQRTHTGEKPYTCDQCGKSFTQFGHLKMHQRIHTGERPYICDQCGKSFTHSGHLKVHQRIHTGEKPYICDQCGKSFTQSGHLKLHQRIHTGEKPYIFDQCGKSFAHSGDLKKHQRSHTGQKPYTCEQCGKSFTVSGHLKTHQRIHTGEKPYTCEQCGKSFTRSGHLKMHQRIHTGEKPYICEKCGKSFTQSGHLNKHQRTHTGEKPYICDQCGKSFAHSGDLKKHQCTHTGEKPYTCEQCGKSFTRSGHLQMHQRIHTGEKPYICDQCGKSFTQSGHLKKHQRSHTGEKPYTCDQCGKSFTGSGHLKMHQRIHTGEKPYICDQCGKSFTQSGHLKMHQPTHTGDKLLTCEQCRKFHLMRHIEETSAHSHCV